GAAATTGAACTTCGCAAGTTTTCAGGCCTGGATCAGCCGGTGCAGGAGTTTTTGCAAAAAAGCGCTCAAGTCGAAGATATGTTTCAGGATATTTATCATTTTCTGGACAAGTGGCTGCCGACCTTTGCTGAAGGACATCGTCATTATATAACGGTGTCTATTGGTTGTACCGGCGGGCAGCATCGTTCTGTTTATATTGTGGATAGACTAAAAAAAGCGCTTGAGGCAAAATGGTCTATTCAAGTCCTCCACCGAGAAATGAAGCACTGGTCATGATTGATACGACTGTTGACGTGATTAATAAACTGGGTTTACATGCGCGTGCATCTGGTAAACTGATTGAAGTAACGACCAAGTTTCGTTCCAGTATCCAGATTGGAAAGGCGAACAAACTGGTAGATGCGAAAAATATCATGTCCCTGTTGATGCTCGGTGCAGGCAAGGGAACCACTTTACGCTTGGTGATTGAAGGCGCAGATGAGGACATGGCCTTATCTGAAATTCAGGCACTTTTTGCAGCAAAATTTTATGAGGCAGATTAATCGTGGCACGTCGACCGCACAGTTTTACTGAAGAAGACTTTGAATCTTTAGAAGGACGTGCAAGTAAAACTGAACAGAAAAAAGCCGTCCAGCGGATGGCTGCTTTGGGCGCACAGCTGGCTGAGCTCAGTGTAAAGCAGATCAAAAATCTGCCTGTAGAAGAGCGTCTGATTGATGCCTTGCTGGATGTACAGAGCATCGGCTCCAATGAGGCACGCCGTCGCCAGTTTCAACGGATTGGCAAACTGCTGCGTAATGAAGATGAAAGCATAATTTTGTCTTATTTAACCCCAAAACAGGGTTTAAAGAAGACCGCTCAGCTGCAACGCTGGGTCGAACGCATGATCAAAGATGGTGATCCGGTCATTAATGACTTTAGCAAAACTTATAATGCAGCAGAGCGTCATACCATTCGCCAGCATGTTTTGCGGATTCACCGCGATTTGAAAGCTCAGGCTGATGAAGCGACTCTAGCCGAGTCAAAGCAGAAGCTATTCAACTATGTGCAGCAGGTGGCATTGATCTCGGATAACTAGTTTCTTATCAAAAAGCGGCTTTAGTAGCCGCTTTTTTTTATGGTTAAACATCCCTTCCAATTTTTCTAGAAGCTAACGCTAGATTTCGGTTAATTGTAAACTAATGTAGTTTTTGTAGTAGAAACGTGGATTATCTTATTGCCTAAGTTGCATTCTTCTGGAGGTTTTAGGGAGCATTATTTAAGTATTATTAAATAAAAAGAAAGGCTCTCGTTGTTATAAATTCAACCTGTTACTCAATTTTTGAGCTCTAAATAACAGGATTTAGAGGGGTGAAACATCATTCATTTCTTTGACCAGTTGTTAAAACAATCTTATTTACTGTAGTTCATCAATATGGAGGAAATATAGAGAAAAGATGAACTTATTAAGGTAATTAATATTGTCTTCACTATATTGTATATAAAGTTATACTTACTTGAAGCTCTTCTTAATATTCGTAGGTCGCTGTTTTAATAAAGAAATGTATCTCAATAGAAATTAATTAACAATTTCTTTGCTTATGATGGAAGTTTTTCTACTTTAGAAAGTATAGAATCTTTGTTATTGCTTGTATAAATTTGGTCTATCGTATTAATTTTTCCACTAACTATCATAAATAGAGGCAGACATGGAACTAAAACTGCTAGAGGTCGGACAGAATACGGAGCAACTAAGCTCGTGCCGTATATCTCTCATTTTAGGTGTCTATACCTCCAATAACTTATTAGATACCTTT
The nucleotide sequence above comes from Acinetobacter sp. 10FS3-1. Encoded proteins:
- a CDS encoding HPr family phosphocarrier protein, whose translation is MIDTTVDVINKLGLHARASGKLIEVTTKFRSSIQIGKANKLVDAKNIMSLLMLGAGKGTTLRLVIEGADEDMALSEIQALFAAKFYEAD
- the yjgA gene encoding ribosome biogenesis factor YjgA, producing MARRPHSFTEEDFESLEGRASKTEQKKAVQRMAALGAQLAELSVKQIKNLPVEERLIDALLDVQSIGSNEARRRQFQRIGKLLRNEDESIILSYLTPKQGLKKTAQLQRWVERMIKDGDPVINDFSKTYNAAERHTIRQHVLRIHRDLKAQADEATLAESKQKLFNYVQQVALISDN